The Euphorbia lathyris chromosome 2, ddEupLath1.1, whole genome shotgun sequence genome includes a window with the following:
- the LOC136218258 gene encoding chlorophyllase-1-like gives MMGKLIIIVVVAIVTVLNLSEGKPPKVEKLPDVQVFKPGIYPITLIEVNESSSIPIQIYTPNITTSFPVLLFLHGACLENSYYSTILQFVASYGYIVVAPQLYSCDVFVGPVSGTREVEIAANVTNWLSDDLNSVLPGLTTANLKQVTIGGHGRGGKTAFALALGHSPISLSIQFAALIGLDPVAGAGKDNEDNPKILTYIPQSFDLSIPVTVIGTGYGNQTNWCLICPVCAPNDVNHDEFYKETKAPVGHIVTTDYGHVDILDDGLEGIMGWVTNIKCKNGDGPKDKLRTTVAGTMVAFLNAYFNGFDLDYMMILQRPGVTPVTVFTESVFQDRYAQL, from the exons ATGATGGGCaaactaataataatagtagTGGTAGCAATTGTGACAGTATTGAATCTGTCAGAAGGTAAACCTCCGAAAGTAGAGAAACTTCCAGATGTACAAGTGTTCAAACCAGGAATATATCCTATTACTCTTATTGAAGTCAATGAATCCAGCTCTATACCTATACAGATTTACACACCAAACATAACTACAAGTTTTCCAGTACTTTTATTTCTCCATGGAGCCTGTTTGGAGAACTCTTACTACTCTACTATCCTTCAATTCGTAGCTTCTTATGGATACATTGTGGTCGCTCCTCAG TTATACAGCTGCGACGTATTTGTTGGGCCGGTTAGTGGAACAAGAGAGGTTGAGATTGCGGCAAATGTGACAAACTGGTTATCTGATGATCTAAATTCAGTCCTACCAGGCCTTACTACTGCCAACCTCAAACAGGTTACAATTGGCGGACATGGCAGAGGCGGAAAGACAGCTTTTGCACTTGCTCTCGGACATTCCCCGATCTCCCTTTCCATTCAATTCGCAGCACTAATAGGTCTAGATCCTGTTGCTGGTGCCGGTAAAGACAACGAAGATAATCCCAAAATTCTCACCTACATTCCTCAATCCTTTGATTTATCCATTCCTGTTACAGTAATTGGTACTGGTTATGGTAATCAGACTAATTGGTGTTTAATTTGCCCTGTTTGTGCACCAAATGATGTCAATCATGACGAGTTTTATAAGGAGACCAAAGCTCCTGTTGGCCATATTGTCACCACAGATTATGGTCATGTGGACATCCTAGATGATGGCCTTGAAGGTATTATGGGTTGGGTAACAAATATTAAGTGCAAGAACGGGGATGGTCCTAAGGATAAATTGAGAACAACTGTTGCCGGTACTATGGTTGCCTTTTTGAATGCTTATTTCAACGGATTTGATCTGGATTATATGATGATTTTGCAGAGACCTGGTGTTACTCCTGTTACAGTTTTTACTGAATCCGTTTTTCAAGATAGGTATGCTCAATTGTAA
- the LOC136218260 gene encoding vicilin Pis v 3.0101-like has product MKLSASVILFSLLVLCATLALAKTDPELKQCRHQCKVQRQYGKEEKDKCLQKCDDYYKEKKGQEDDVEELGVTVNGDPEKKLRECQTQCERQAEGQQKALCRLQCQHKYGKEKSLRGEGEGHSRSTEEEEDEDEERENPYVFEDQHFTSIIRTRHGRIDVLQKFTDKSGLLRGIEHYRVAFLEANPQTFVAPTHVDADSVLFVATGRGTITMIQEDKRESFNIERGNVIRVEAGTPVYLINSDEREKLRIVKFLSPVNLPGEAEAFQSAGGEDQPESFYRAFSWELLEAALKTDRRKLEQIFNQKQGAIVKASKEQIQAMSHREEGTGIWPFSESRSAFNLLKKPVIRNKFGQLFEAKPNEYKQQLQDLDLAVSLANITRGSMAGPFYNSRATKIAIVLDGEGYFEMACPHVSGRRRVVSPSGRGMWDQGPSYKKVSSELSQGTVFIVPAGHPVATVASRNENLVILCFEVNAQGSTRYALAGKNNVVKRIEREAKELAFGVGAKQVEQAFGNEDDELFFPGPRGGGPSQGLFASA; this is encoded by the exons ATGAAGCTTTCTGCAAGTGTTATTCTCTTTTCCTTATTGGTTCTTTGCGCTACCTTGGCTCTAGCCAAAACTGATCCAGAGCTCAAGCAGTGCAGACACCAATGCAAAGTCCAACGCCAATATGGTAAGGAAGAGAAGGACAAGTGTCTGCAAAAATGTGATGATTATTACAAAGAGAAGAAGGGtcaagaagatgatgttgaAGAATTGGGTGTTACTGTTAATGGTGATCCTGAAAAGAAGCTGAGAGAATGTCAAACACAATGTGAGAGGCAAGCAGAGGGACAACAGAAAGCGCTCTGTCGTCTTCAGTGTCAACACAAGTATGGTAAAGAGAAGAGTTTAAGAGGAGAAGGAGAGGGACATTCTAGATCAacagaggaagaggaagatgaagatgaagaaagagaGAATCCTTATGTCTTCGAGGACCAACATTTCACTTCCATAATTAGGACTCGACACGGAAGAATTGACGTTCTTCAGAAATTCACTGATAAATCAGGGCTTCTGCGTGGAATCGAGCATTATCGTGTTGCATTTCTAGAGGCTAATCCTCAGACTTTCGTAGCTCCTACCCATGTGGATGCTGATAGTGTTCTCTTTGTGGCTACAG gGCGAGGAACTATAACTATGATCCAAGAGGATAAGAGAGAGAGCTTCAACATAGAACGAGGAAATGTGATAAGGGTTGAAGCAGGTACTCCTGTATATCTCATCAACAGCGATGAACGTGAAAAACTTCGAATCGTCAAGTTCCTCTCTCCTGTTAATCTCCCTGGAGAGGCCGAG GCATTCCAATCAGCAGGTGGTGAAGATCAACCAGAGTCGTTTTACAGAGCATTCAGCTGGGAATTGCTTGAGGCTGCTCTAAAG ACTGATAGAAGAAAGTTGGAGCAAATCTTCAACCAAAAGCAAGGAGCAATTGTTAAAGCTTCCAAGGAACAGATCCAAGCAATGAGTCACCGTGAGGAAGGTACAGGCATTTGGCCTTTCAGCGAATCCAGAAGCGCATTCAATCTCCTCAAGAAGcctgtgattagaaacaaattCGGTCAGCTGTTTGAAGCCAAGCCTAACGAGTATAAGCAACAGCTTCAAGACCTTGATCTTGCTGTCTCCTTGGCAAACATTACCCGA GGATCTATGGCTGGACCTTTCTACAACTCAAGGGCGACCAAGATAGCTATTGTTTTGGATGGTGAAGGCTACTTTGAAATGGCATGTCCTCATGTGAGTGGGCGGAGAAGGGTGGTAAGTCCGAGTGGGCGAGGAATGTGGGATCAAGGTCCAAGTTATAAGAAAGTAAGCTCAGAGTTGAGTCAAGGGACGGTGTTTATTGTACCGGCAGGTCATCCAGTGGCAACAGTGGCATCAAGAAACGAAAACCTGGTAATACTTTGCTTTGAAGTGAATGCTCAAGGCAGCACTAGATATGCTCTAGCAGGTAAAAATAATGTTGTGAAGAGGATCGAGAGGGAAGCCAAAGAGTTAGCTTTTGGCGTGGGGGCGAAACAGGTGGAGCAGGCATTTGGAAATGAAGATGACGAGCTCTTCTTCCCTGGGCCAAGAGGAGGGGGACCGAGCCAAGGTCTTTTTGCATCCGCATGA
- the LOC136218261 gene encoding uncharacterized protein, whose protein sequence is MGWKAAEKLIRHWKVLRGDNVMIIRGKDKGESGIVKRVIRSQNRVIVEGKNLIKKHIKGGEGHAGGIFTVEAPLHASNVQVVDPVTGKPTKVGVRYLEDGTKVRVSRGQGASGSIIPRPEILKIRTTPRPTAAGPKDTPKDIVLERTYDEKTGKGMPEL, encoded by the exons ATGGGTTGGAAAGCGGCTGAAAAGCTGATCAGGCACTGGAAAGTACTTAGAGGAGATAAT GTAATGATTATCAGGGGCAAGGATAAAGGCGAAAGTGGTATTGTTAAGCGTGTCATTCGATCTCAGAATCGTGTTATTGTTGAAGGAAAAAATCTG ATAAAGAAACATATAAAGGGTGGTGAGGGTCATGCAGGTGGGATCTTCACAGTTGAAGCTCCACTCCATGCCTCAAATGTTCAAGTTGTTGACCCAGTCACAGG GAAACCTACAAAGGTCGGAGTTAGATATCTAGAAGATGGTACAAAGGTAAGAGTTTCTAGAGGTCAAGGGGCATCTGGTTCTATAATTCCTCGTCCTGAGATTTTAAAGATAAGAACAACTCCAAGACCTACAGCAG CTGGTCCTAAGGATACTCCAAAGGATATAGTATTGGAGAGAACATATGACGAGAAAACTGGAAAGGGCATGCCTGAGCTTTGA